The Klebsiella aerogenes KCTC 2190 region TGGCGATCACCACTTCAGCCCAAGCCGCAAAGGCAATCTGGAGCAGCATATCGTCTATTTCGCGGACTGTTTTGAGCGTCTACTCCCTTCGCAAGGCGTCGTTGCCCCGGACCAACAAAGTGCTCTCATCGCCCGCTTTGTCGCTGACTATCGCGACATCGATCCTCCACTTTGCGATAGACTATGTGAATTGGCGCAACACCCTACCTTCTGGCGCCATATGCAAGCAGAGCATATTCAGCGGTTGCTGGAGATCGTCGGGCCGATTAATGACGTATATATTGACATCGATGGTCTAAAAGATATTTGTTTGTTGATCGCCAAAATTGTCGATACCTACAGTAGTTTCACCGCCAGCCACAGCATCATGGTTGGCGAAATTTCTTATGCCCTCGCCGTCTATATGCATCTGCCGCCGCCGGTGTGCCGCAAAATTGAAATTGCCGGCTATTTGCATGATATCGGCAAAATATATATTCCACTGGCGATCCTCGAAAAACAGGCTGAACTTAGCGATGACGAAGCACAATTGATCCGCGAGCATAGCTATATGACCGGTGAAATATTACGAGATTTCACCGATCTGGCGGAAATCATAGATTGGGCCGCTAACCATCATGAGAAACTCGATGGCAGCGGCTACCCGCTGAATTTAAATCATCGTTATTTACACCTTCCGGACAGAATTATCGCCGTTGCGGATATCTTTACCGCGCTCGTTGAGGATCGCCCGTATCGGCTCGGTATGCCATATCAGGAGGCGTTACAACTTATAGAAGCTGATGTTATAAATGGCGCTCTGGATAACGATGTGTATCTTGTATTGCGCCAGCATGCCCAGGCGCTACATCACCTCGTCACCCGCATACCGCGCGTCTGAACCTTCCGGTTGGCTACGGGGCTCTATAATAAAAATACCCATTTCTCGTTCATCTGCCTGCAAGGAAATACCCGGTGAGAATCGCCACCATGACTAACTGGGCCTACGGGATCACCGTAGGGCTGACCATTGCATCCGGTATGGCGATGCTAATCGCTTCCGGCGCCGATCGCGCTGAACGCCAGGCTGTACAACAACGGGATACGTTCGTTCGTCTCGCCGATGAGGTAGAACGCGACGCGTGGGAGCTTTCGGATCTCGTGCGACTGTATGTCATCGAAAAACAACCGGAGACGCTGCAACAGTATCGTCAGCAGGTCCAAACGCTCGAATCAATTGAAAACCGATTGCTTAAACTAAAAGATGTTGGCGCCAGCCAGCAGGAGCTGGCGCTGTTGCACGATGGTCTGCGTATTGCCGATGAATTACAAGATGAACAGCAGGCCGTCATCGATCGCGTCGCTCGTGGCGAAGAGAAAGAGGCGATTTTGCAGGTTTACGGTAAGCCTTATGAGCAGGAGCTGGAGCGGGTGCAAACGCAAATCGATCATTTCCGCCTGCTGCTGGAAGGACGAACAAACAACGCCATGCAGCAAGCGACTGAAAAATCACGCCTCTGGCGGACGCTTTCGGAAGCGATGGTTGGCCTGACCGCCTTGATGTTTTTATTTGTTCTCGGCTTTATTCTCAAACGCCGGGTGCTCACCCCTGTGGTACGACTCAGCGATGTGGTACAGCGTCTGGCATCGCAGGATTATGCCGTCGAACCACCGCACTTCAAACAGATTGATGAAATCGGCGATATGGCGCAGGCGATCCGTATCTTTCGCGAAAATGGCCTTGCCCGCCAGCGTCTTGAACAACAACGCGATGCCGACTGGGCCGTTCGTGAACTGCTGGCGCGAATGACTCAACGCTTGCAGGGATGTGAATCATTTGAGGATGTGGTGAAGGTCGCTGAACTTTTCGCCCCCAATATCGCGCCGGACGTTCCTGGCCGACTGTATATTCTTGATACCGATCCCTGGCAAATGCGCTGCGTCGCGCAGTGGCTTTCGCCGCCGGACGAGGCGGCCGTGTTTTATCCCGATAAGTGCTGGGCAGTACGTCGAGGCCTGAGCCATCCGCCGGTTAACGGCGAACCGGACATCGCCTGCTATCATCTGCCGCAAGAATGCAACGAGCAATCATTGTGCGTTCCACTTATCGCGCAGGGTGAAGCCATTGGCCTGCTCTCTTTTCGTAATGTCACTAGTGAGACAGCCCCCTCTCGCGCTTATCTTGAACTCATGGCGGAAGCGTCGGGCCTGGCGCTATCCAACCAGCGTCTGCGCAATGCTCTGCTGGAAAAAGCGTTGTTTGATTCTCTGACCGCGCCATCATCTTGAGGAAGCGCTGCATACGCAGATGAATCTGGCGGTGCGCAACAACAGCCCGCTGAGCTGCCTGATGATCGATATCGATCACTTTAAGGCGGTTAACGATAATTACGGCCATGAGGCGGGCGATCTGGTGATTAAAAACGTCGCGGCGATCATCCAGCGCGCGGTACGCGATCTTGGCATGGCATTCCGCTATGGCGGCGAAGAGTTTTTGGTGCTGCTTTCCGGCAGCGATGAGGCCAGCGCAGAAGCCTGCGCGACTGAAATTTACAATAATGTGAGAAGTATGACTTTACGCTGCGGGCTGACGGATATAGGCCAGGTGAATGTGTCTATCGGTATTGCCAGCTATCCGCAACACGCGCAAAGCGACAGCCTGCTACGTGCCGCAGATGCCGCGTTGTATCGAGCGAAAGAGCTGGGACGCTCGCGAATTATCCGCTTTGATATGCTGAAATCGGCATAACATGTCACCCCAAACGGGAGTGTATCGGCTCCCGTTTGGCACATTACACCGATTTGTCCACCCGGGTATCATTTCCCGACGTCAGGATGCGCACCTTATCTCCCTTGTTGAAGATAAGCCGACCGTCGTATCCCTGTAGCACCTGTATCACTTGACCGCTACTGGTTTTGATTAACAGTTCAACCTGCTGAGCGCCCTGCTGCCGATCCTGGTGATAGCGAGAGGCGCCAGCTCCGGCCAGAGCGCCTGCGGCGGTCATCGCCGTCTGGCCTTTTCCGTTGCCGAACTGATGGCCGACCACGCCGCCCAGCGTTCCTGCCGCGAGCGTACGAAGCGGCTGGCGCTGATGCGGAGTGCTAATAATATGGCTTTCCTGTACGACGCCATAATCAACCAACGTTTTAGTCCCGGCGACGCCAGCCTGGCTAAACAACGCGGCCATTCCCAGCGCAATAAAGAGAAACTTCTTCATGATGACACCCTTGTCTTTTCATTGAGGAAAGTCACTATCAATGCTCCGCCGGACAGCGGAGCATTAGGACATTGCTTAGTTGAGAGCCTGCTGCAGATCTTTTTTTACCTGCTCACGTTGTTCAGCCGTCAGCACCTGATTAATGCCGAAGTAATACTTCACGCGGTAATAACGCGTCTGCTGATCCAATTGCGCAAAAGCGGCTAGCTGCTGTTTTACTTTCGCATCGTCCCATTTACCGGACTGAATCACATCCACCAGAGCACCATCCTGGTAACCACCAATTTTGATATTTTTGAGGTTTGTTTCCAGCTCCTGACGCAGGGCCTGAATTTTGCTGACCTGATCGTTGCTCAGCTTGAGATGTTGCACCACTGGGTCCTGGGATAACGGCGGCACTTCGGCTGTCGTCGCGGCCTGAGCGGCAACGGAAAGACCCGCAGTCATCACTACGGCGGCCAGGGTGTTACGCAAGAAAGTATTCACGATAAATTGTCCTTAATACGCTTTATAAAGAGTGCGGATTATTACCTCCGGAATATGATCCATCTGTAACTAAGCGTTAAATTTAAATCTGAACAAATTTACAATAGATTTTATTTAATAGATAAAATAGCCGGGATGTCAGCAGCGGATCTTTTTTTAACTACACTTATTGCTAAATTGGTTGAATATTCTCTTCGATTCATCAGGAACGCCTTATGTCTCCACGTAGCGCCAGCGATCTGTACGCCGAAATGAAAAATATGTCAGTAGAAGAGCGTATTCGCTTTTTCTCGCTTTCGCTTGCGGAAATGCATCGTGAGCTACAGGAGAGCATCAGCGAGATTGAGTCGATGCAGCGAGCGCTGGCCGAAAGCGAGGAGAACCATCGACAGCTGGTTGAGACTGCACAGGATGCGGTGATTACCATCAATCATGCTGGGGTGGTGATTAACTGGAACCAGGCCGCGGAAAGAATGTTCGGCTGGTCCGCAG contains the following coding sequences:
- a CDS encoding HD-GYP domain-containing protein is translated as MRIALKSALMLVTRVINAINPRLDLHLQRTALISYKLSLALDLPASQQKTIFLAALLHDIGVLGDKRRIDSLNAIDNLYDPHQIRGVQMLAGLDTFTPISPIIGDHHFSPSRKGNLEQHIVYFADCFERLLPSQGVVAPDQQSALIARFVADYRDIDPPLCDRLCELAQHPTFWRHMQAEHIQRLLEIVGPINDVYIDIDGLKDICLLIAKIVDTYSSFTASHSIMVGEISYALAVYMHLPPPVCRKIEIAGYLHDIGKIYIPLAILEKQAELSDDEAQLIREHSYMTGEILRDFTDLAEIIDWAANHHEKLDGSGYPLNLNHRYLHLPDRIIAVADIFTALVEDRPYRLGMPYQEALQLIEADVINGALDNDVYLVLRQHAQALHHLVTRIPRV
- a CDS encoding glycine zipper 2TM domain-containing protein, translated to MKKFLFIALGMAALFSQAGVAGTKTLVDYGVVQESHIISTPHQRQPLRTLAAGTLGGVVGHQFGNGKGQTAMTAAGALAGAGASRYHQDRQQGAQQVELLIKTSSGQVIQVLQGYDGRLIFNKGDKVRILTSGNDTRVDKSV
- a CDS encoding Spy/CpxP family protein refolding chaperone, with protein sequence MNTFLRNTLAAVVMTAGLSVAAQAATTAEVPPLSQDPVVQHLKLSNDQVSKIQALRQELETNLKNIKIGGYQDGALVDVIQSGKWDDAKVKQQLAAFAQLDQQTRYYRVKYYFGINQVLTAEQREQVKKDLQQALN